In the genome of Doryrhamphus excisus isolate RoL2022-K1 chromosome 11, RoL_Dexc_1.0, whole genome shotgun sequence, the window TGGTGCTTTTGCGTTCAATGCGAATGCTATAAACCGCATACGTGACTCTGCTATTGGAGAGGTCAGCCACAGCATGGTTTATTGACTGTATCGTTaggttgttagctagctaacgcTGGAGACTATTATGGCAGCAGCATTTGACACTATAATGCCCGCCTTTGACACAAGGAgatgaatattataattttaaaaccTGGCAGATTGCAGACCGTCACTTCTCGATTCGAGGCTGACGTTTGCTGTGTTGTAGACTTGACAGCTGTCTGGTTGTTGATGGGGTGATGCTCGCTACGGTAGCATCAAGCAGGCAAGATCCAGCTAGGCGAGACAACAAAAGGCGTGTCAAGACAGCAAGCAGAGATCCTATTACGGAAGAGAGTGTGTAGATTCACCATTTTTCCGGAACGCTATGAGGGTCGGAGTAGTTTAAATCTTACAAACGTTTCATCAGGAACGACGACAATTTTAAACTGTTTGAATGACAGATGCAACCGGTGTAAAAGATACATGTTTAATTATTTCTCAAAGTAGTATCACCAGTGGCACGTACATGTTTCGCAAGCAATCATGGGGTTTTCAGATGAGAAACTTCCCTCAACAAACATCTCTAAttcgtttttaaaaaaaaaatcagtaaccGTAACCTAATTTACACTCAGGATATGTAATACAATACGTTGAATTTgaatttcactttcacttcaaCAATCCAACCTCTTTTGAAACTTTTCAACAGATGTGTCGCTCACTATCTACACGTAACTGGCCatgaaatattacacattttgatAAATATATcgctgtcaacatttgcattataAAATAAGGGACATGATCCGGAAATTAAGGCAAAATATGATCTTCCACAATAATGTccaccttttattttgaaggcctctTTTTACCGGTTGTAGTAGGCCGATGTTCTCCGAGGTTTACCGAGCGGACAGGAAGCTGTGTTGTTTCGTCAGAACTGAAGTAGATTTTTTGGGATGAAATTAAAAATACGGGTAACTATTGAACGTGAAGTTGTTGATAAATACGGTAGTTTCCAAGTGAAAACGAGAGTGTTGACAGGTATGCTTATATATGACTGAATACAACAGTTGTCTCACTTCCATGCCATATCGTAGTTTGGCCAACAGGTGGCGACATAGAGATCCTCGTGTAATTTGTCTTACAGTTGCAACCCTGCAGAACTCCAAACCGAATCcagataaaaaaacaacaacattgaatCATCACTTAGCTTTGCGCAAATATATGCGCTGAAGCCAGACGTGCGTCGAAGCGATTTAGGGGGGCGAGCGTAACAGGTTATGCAAGAAGTTGTCAAACACCGCCCATCAGGTGTGTTGTGTTCGGAGAGGTGACTCACTGGATCAGGGATCAGTGGAGTGGAAGAGAGTTGTACTTCAGGGATCGTTCTTTACTTTAGATCAACAACCCGTGGGAACCTACATGCCTGCCGCCCATAAACCTTCCCCAAGGGACTGTCGAAGTTGAGAAAGCATCGATGTTTTTCCGTCTCGTGTGTCGGACATGGCCTCTGCTTCTCCTGGGAGGGTTGCTGCTGTCAGGTGAGCGAAAAAGTGACGCATGTCTACAAGTAGTCTTTAAAACAAACTGTTATTCCATAATACCTGCAGGTTGAGTGTATGTGTTGCTGATTAAAGGTCAGACATTGGATGCATATAGTTTGGTTTCCACATCCACAAAATCACAGTGATTATGTGGGTTATTGTGGATTCTTTTAGCTCCTAAATGTACCTCCATGCAATGGACTAGTGTTTCAGGTCATAGTAATGGCATTCTGAGCATGTGCAGTTAGTACTTTGGAAAAGGGTGTGCCATTTACTTCATACAGTTTCGGCAAAATGCTCTGGTTGAAGCTCAAACTAGGGGTGGGCCATTCATCCatactcactagggtcgtggctatgctggagcctatcccagctgtctttgggcgagaggcggggtaccccctggactggtcgccagccaatcacaggtcacatataccattcacactcacattcatacctatggacaatctggagtcgccaataaaccCAAcatggaatgttggaggaaaccggagtactaaTTGAGTATGCATTATATGTGTATTTACAACCAAACCCATTGCATATTGGAAGTAGCATTGCCTGGGAGACTCCCACGGGATAACAATAAGTCATTAACTATAACAGAAAATATAACCAGCCACTGTTGGTGGTGAGTAAAGTTGGGTTTGAAGTGTTGATTCCGTACCTCGAACTACAGATGTTCCGATCTGTTATTCAGATTGGGATTAACTACTGATTTGCTGTATACCGTGGTAAAATTACACATTGGATGTAGATACagcggtagttccccctcactgtgccaGTACTGCTGTAACCACTGGTTGTTTATACTAGGGGCCATGAAGaaattgttaatattgttaaatgaaCAGTCCTACCCTAAAAATATTTTGCACACCCATTTCTTccaattttatttttcactttgtttgtttgttacaaaagccaaacaaacaaaaggacgGTAAGGTGAACAGGTCGACCCTGTACAGGTCTATTGTCCTGTCAACTCAGCGCTCCCCCTAAACAAGGAAAAATTACACAACAAAATCCCAAAACCAAAACCGAAAACAACAGTCGGTCACACAAGgacaaacatgaataaaaaaaaaaaaacatactaataAAGAAACCTGAAAAACAGCCTACTGCTCAGCCTGAAGCCAGCAGCCAGCAGCCAGCATGGCCCTGGAGCAAGCACAACTGTGCCCATTTATAGGCTCCCAAAGAGGTGAGGTCAATCAGCTGCTTCCTGCAAATAAGTCATATCACTCAAACAAGCAttcaaaactacaaaataagcaCTGAAAGTATATGTGATCCATGCTGATATTGTTATTGGCTGCGATATTGATATCGGATTGGCACTTCATTTTGTCGCACAAGCGGCTGTgcatcaaagaaaaggaaagccatcactaTGGAAGTGAAAAGCTCAGAGAGGACATGCACCCCCTAATATTGACTACTCTTTTAGTCCCAATTGCCTGAGTGTGGTGACCATGGAGTCAGGGATTCCGTGCACTGCTGCAGGGAGATCTTGATCTTGATGTTGGATAGGTATGTTGCCAAACTGTTgccaaacaacacaataaaCACACATAGTTAAATTAAAACTTTTCTTAGAACTGtacattactgtactgtatatagtatacagTCACTCTTGAATTAGATTGCGCTGTGGACTTCGGCATTTCCACTGACGCAGTCGACATCCACTACCAAAAATAGCATGTTTCCTACTTTAAGGTAAACATAAGACAGTTGACTTGCTGCAAATCAACAAAATCACTTTTAAAAGGCTCACAGTGGCAAATGCATGAGGAACATTGGTTGACAATAATCCTTAAAAGCCGTCCATTGAGTTAAATTGAGACATTGAGACAGTCAGGGCAAAATTGCTTCCAACATTCCTGAGCGGCCAACTCATGTTCCGGCCGCCACCACGGTCCAGATGTGTTCAAGAGTTGTACTTTCCACTTGAGTGTTTCACCAAGGCAGACGCCATGTTGACATATTATAAGAGTGCTGGTATTAGATGTGCTGTGGTGACACAGACACCATATGTTTGAACACGCAGATAAGGAAACACTTGCTGTGATTTACCACACAAGGCGTTTTCTGCTTGGCACTTCCATGCCAGTCCTGTTTTATTTATCAGGGttataatcatttttaatcTGAGCTGTTTATTATCCCGTTTCACTTACttttccctttatttttttaatgttttacacttttatatacaatataatatttgtttcaagaaaaaaaaatcaacttggCTTTCtgagtgtacagcttgtacagtcCATTCATCCGTTTTCTGTGATGTGGCTAAtgaactacatttcccatgataCTTAGAGTGCAGCTTCAAGAAGTAGTGACACGTTAACTAGTgaacaagggtcacgggggtgctggagcctatcccagctgtcttagggcgagagcaggagtacaccctggactggtcgccagccaatcacagggcacatatagacaaacaaccattcacactcacattcatacctatggacaatttggagtcaccaattaacctagcatgttttgggaatgtgggaggaaaacccacgcatgcatggagagaacatacaaactccacacagagatggccgagggtggaattgaactctagtctcctagctgtgaggcctgcacgctaaccactcatccgcgaTGCAGCCTTTAAGCAATTTGTGTATTAAAATAAAGGATCacttatatacactatattgcTATATCATTAGATTTATTgctataaatgtttaatgtactGTACTCGCTACAGGCACTAtgtggaacccccccccctcctgggATGAAATAGCACCACCACACCAGCTGCACAATTTACTGGGAAGCTTAGCTTTATTGTATCTACAGTCTAGTCCTATTAAACATTAGAAGTCTTCTTTTTCCATCTTGTATTTCTTTAGGGAGTCACAGGACAGAACAGAAGGAACGCTATAATGCTCTGGACGAGTCTACACAACTGTCCATCATCACTCATGTCAGCACGTGACCTTTGGACCCAGCAGGGAATGATTAACCTGTTGAGAATGAGCCCACTGATCACTATTTGTCCTCTCTATTCAGGAGTGCCTCTCGTCTCAGGTATTGAGATCTTTGCTCCCACTGCAGTGGAAGGAGTTAACGGGACCAATGTTAAACTCAAGTGCACCTTCCGCTCCAGTCACCCTGTGTCAGCCCAATCCGTCATCGTGTCCTGGAACTTCCGGCCACTGAATTCCAAAAGAGAGGAGTCGGTAGgtgataaaaaaattttgactgaaaaaaatgattatgtgacttttttttttgctcgagGGCTCCCCCCTCAGTTGGGAAGCAGAAATTACCACTGTCAATTGAAGGGTGGTGAAAGGACGTATGTGAATTGCCTGTCAATAACTATTCTTAAAAGACCTATTTTCCActcaattgttgttttttttcatagaaataATAGAATAACTACTCGTCAGTTATGACTGTAaacttaaaaattaaaagtgAACACATGCCAAAAAATCCTTATTGCTTTCCATTGACGGTACACCGTTAGTGCACCGTTAGTGCACCGTTAGTACCCTGTTATTACATACGTATAGAGTAAAACCTCACTAAAACATACACtgtagtttttgtatgatttggctTTCTTTGACAAATgtcccccaaattttgccccgGTTTTAGTACACTGTCTCAGTTTTCATACTGAACTGTAACTTTCCATAAGATTGAGTGGCCAAACCAAGGCATTGCtgattccatccattttctatgccgcttattctcattagggtaTTGCCGATTCACTCTCTGTGAATTATCTGAgtgcatatttttgggtgtctggagcAGATTGATTAGATTTCCATCATTTCCTTTTGGAAAAAATTGCCTTGGGTTACATACATTTTAGTTTTTcgaacaaattaataatgaaaactgaGCTACCGCTGTACTGTATTAggccaaatataagacaattcggtaatggtaatggttttatttcatttgaacatgcatcagattacaattgaatgcatcacataatcagttcccagttctacatgtccaaaaggagtaggaagaatcaaagcttattaaatcctacccctccatctggtacttttacaatcagttactgttacatttgttcaatttctatttgtatttgctggtgcgtgtcctttctgctgttactaaacagtatgattttagttttacttaggttcaaggacaatctattatcatctttttagtgtgaccattttttCTCTGatctttctaatgatttcatttgtactccctccagaacaaaaagcagtggtatcatccgcaaataataccagctttaagtcttttgttactttggagatatcagtgatgtacaagttgaacagttttggccccagtattgacccctggggaactccgcacgtaatatatgaaattgcagatgtgtattctcctagctgtacgtattgcttcTAATTTCGAAAATAAGACAACTCTTCTTTTTCAAGACCCCTTTGGAGTGGgatcaaagacaaaaaaagtgtttggtgGAAATTTTGGTGGAAATTGTGCAGAATCCCTCGCTAAAATGTCGTTTGGGTGGAGTCACCCTTGTTAGTATTCCATTAGGTTGATTTGTTGGAGGTAAAATGATTTAATCATTTAGGGATAAaggtacctcggttaacattcgccctggttagcatgttttttggtgaaCATCCAAAATTTTTGCtaaaatgtttgcttttttgtttggcCAATATACCGTCCAGTTTGTTtgtgccgccatcttggatcacgcGGCCGAGACAAAATTTCACGCTACTTGCATGTGACCGCAAATTGCATTGTGGGCCGCTAGTGGCATTTTAGGATAGTGTTCTAGAGAGATACACGACATAACAAACAAATGGACCGTACCAAGACAAGGATGCCAGACCTCTGAAAAGAGAAGATTTGTTGTCATTATAgagttatgtaaatgtgatgggAGTGGCTCCGTCATCATCCCGACGGCGCATCAAGGGTCACACTCTGCGTTTCTGCCTGTCTCATTTTACATCCATAAGACACATTTCTGgttccaacaacaaaaaataaccaTTCAAACTTGCTGCAGCATGCTTCCGCAACGTCACTACCACCAGTGGTGgtttttttccaataataaacagtaaagtacatgtttatatattctATTGAGTagtatatgttatatttatattacatatttgcaTCAGAGAAGGCCGCACCACCCCCtctgactagagctgtcctatctagtcatgagCCTATTCATTTGGACTGCCTAGTGATGTGTGTACTGTACACTGTATACAGGTGTTCTACTACCAGGAGGTACCATACCCACCCCAAAGCGGACGTTTCAAAGACCGTGCGGTGTGGTCAGGAGATGTTACGAGATATGACGCCTCCATCACCCTGCATGAGGTACCCCCGACCTTTAATGGCACATACATCTGCAACGTACGCAACCGTCCAGATGTGCACGGCAGCAACAGAGAAACCATCCTCACAGTTGTCAACAAAGGTAAGAGCTGGGTAAGAGCTTACCGACGGGCTTGTTTAATTCTAATTGCTAATATACTGACATCATCAGCCATCACTAATTTACAGTATGCATTTGTCATTAACATCAATATTATGCATTTATAAGCATCCTCCAAAGACATATTAAATGTCagtatacagaaaaaaatagttgAGCATGGAGTTGGATCTTATCTACTGGAACAACCTTGCCGTTATCGTTGTTGTGTTCTCCACAGCTGCAGTGACACAGCCGAACAAACTACCCTGTTCCGTTCTCCTGCTATCATCTTCTTGTTGTGCTTGCTTCCAGCCTCGCTCTCCGAGAGCACCATCCTGCTCATCGCCATCGCCGGCAGTTGCGCACTGATCCTACTCATTCTCGGAATCTTTGTGGCTCTGAAGtacaagaggaagaagaggaggggggAGGACACGGAGATGCACACCCGGGAACCTGAGCGCAAGGATCCGACCGTGTGGTGAGGGGCCACAGGGGCCGCCGCTCCTCGATCCTCTTCTGCTCCTTCTCTCGGGACTGGTGTTGCATCTGATTGGCTCTTGTGGGAAAGAGACTCATGATAAATTGGGAGTGTTTTCTTCCATGTTTGCTCCTCCAATGTGAACCTTATTTAAGCTTATCATTTCAGTGTTAGGCATTAGTGCATTTGTGGACTTTATTTTGTTCATGCCAAGTAGGAGACGTGCATATGGAGGAATCTTTCTACTGTTCTTGAAATGATTCATCTCAATTCACAGCAGCAGTGTACATCAGAAGCAAATAATATgagtacagtggtaccttggtttttgTTCTTAATTTGTGCCAaaattatttacagtatgtaaatccaattcatccattccagacacctacaaacataaaataagacaatactttttataaagaataaaatagaaataagacTGCAcgtcggacgagtggttagcacacaggcctcacagctaggagacctgagttcatttccaccctcggctatctctatgtggaatttgcatgttctccccgtgcatgcgtgggttttctacttcggtttcctcccacattccaaaaacatgctaggttaattggtgactccaaattgtccataggtatgaatgtgagtgtgaatggttgtttgtctatatgtgccctgtgattggctggccaccagtccagggtgtaccccgcctctcgcccaaagacagctgggataggctccagcacactccgcgaccctcgtgaggataagcggtataaaatgaacgaataaattagaaaagtgaaataattataaaagatCAATTTAATGGAACTTATTATTGATGCAGACTTTCTGTAAATTCTTGCGAgattgaattcaataatgtttctcacctttctgtatcacttgcaactttctttggccccatggaggATTATTTAACAGTCTCACTCAATACACACTCTATACTGTGGAACGACTGACTACTCTGTCATGTACCATTTTATGCAAAAATTGTA includes:
- the LOC131138619 gene encoding myelin protein zero-like protein 2, encoding MFFRLVCRTWPLLLLGGLLLSGVPLVSGIEIFAPTAVEGVNGTNVKLKCTFRSSHPVSAQSVIVSWNFRPLNSKREESVFYYQEVPYPPQSGRFKDRAVWSGDVTRYDASITLHEVPPTFNGTYICNVRNRPDVHGSNRETILTVVNKASLSESTILLIAIAGSCALILLILGIFVALKYKRKKRRGEDTEMHTREPERKDPTVCKPEEAVHLTLIKEKKEVESSDDEESEPSSGDDDEEEDGSEEDDDDDDDDDGDDGDDD